In Eriocheir sinensis breed Jianghai 21 chromosome 10, ASM2467909v1, whole genome shotgun sequence, the following proteins share a genomic window:
- the LOC126996637 gene encoding 60S ribosomal protein L4-A-like isoform X2 yields MCRGGRMFAPTKTWRRWHRKIGVNQKRYAMVSAIAATSSPALVMSKGHMIQEVPEMPLVVSDKIQELSKTKEAVLMLKKHRAWTDVLKVYKSKRFRPGKGKMRNRRRIQRRGPLIIYNKDQGLTRAFRNIPGVDTICVEKLNLLKLAPGGHVGRFCIWTESAFRKLDSLYGTWRKESRRKKSYNLPMPKMTNTDLARILKSEEIQAVLRAPKKTVMRRQTKINPLRNRHALLQLNPYAKVEKKRANNAQNKRIKAKAQQLVKQAEAKK; encoded by the exons ATGTGCCGTGGAGGTCGCATGTTTGCCCCCACCAAGACCTGGCGAAGGTGGCACCGCAAGATTGGGGTGAACCAGAAGCGTTACGCCATGGTGTCCGCCATCGCTGCCACATCCAGCCCTGCCCTGGTCATGTCCAAAG GACACATGATCCAGGAGGTCCCTGAGATGCCCCTTGTGGTGTCCGATAAGATCCAGGAGCTGAGCAAGACCAAGGAGGCTGTGCTGATGCTGAAGAAGCACCGCGCCTGGACTGACGTGCTCAAG GTGTACAAGAGCAAGAGGTTCCGCCCTGGCAAGGGTAAGATGCGTAATCGTCGTCGCATCCAGCGTCGCGGCCCCCTCATCATCTATAACAAGGACCAGGGCCTGACCCGGGCTTTCCGTAACATTCCTGGCGTGGATACCATCTGCGTGGAGAAGCTCAACCTGCTGAAGCTTGCTCCCGGCGGACATGTTGGCAGGTTCTGCATCTGGACAGAGTCTG ctttccGTAAATTGGATTCCCTGTACGGCACCTGGCGTAAGGAGTCTCGCAGGAAGAAGAGTTACAACCTCCCCATGCCCAAGATGACCAACACTGACCTTGCTCGTATTCTGAAATCTGAAGAAATCCAAGCTGTTTTGAGGGCTCCCAA GAAGACTGTGATGCGCCGGCAGACTAAAATCAACCCGCTTAGGAACCGCCACGCTTTGCTACAGCTCAACCCCTATGccaaggtggagaagaagagggcCAATAACGCGCAGAACAAGCGTATTAAGGCCAAGGCTCAGCAGCTGGTTAAGCAAGCAGAG gCAAAGAAGTAA
- the LOC126996637 gene encoding 60S ribosomal protein L4-A-like isoform X1 codes for MATTCARPLVGVHADGASSGVNVSLPAVFRAPIRPDVVNFVHDQMAKNTRQPYAVNKDAGHQTSAESWGTGRAVARIPRVRGGGTHRSGQGAFGNMCRGGRMFAPTKTWRRWHRKIGVNQKRYAMVSAIAATSSPALVMSKGHMIQEVPEMPLVVSDKIQELSKTKEAVLMLKKHRAWTDVLKVYKSKRFRPGKGKMRNRRRIQRRGPLIIYNKDQGLTRAFRNIPGVDTICVEKLNLLKLAPGGHVGRFCIWTESAFRKLDSLYGTWRKESRRKKSYNLPMPKMTNTDLARILKSEEIQAVLRAPKKTVMRRQTKINPLRNRHALLQLNPYAKVEKKRANNAQNKRIKAKAQQLVKQAEAKK; via the exons GCAACAACCTGTGCCAGGCCCCTGGTCGGGGTCCACGCGGATGGAGCATCATCCGGAGTGAATGTGTCACTGCCGGCCGTGTTCCGCGCCCCCATCAGGCCTGACGTGGTCAACTTTGTCCACGACCAGATGGCCAAGAACACCCGCCAGCCCTATGCTGTCAACAAGGATGCCG GTCACCAAACGTCTGCCGAGTCCTGGGGAACTGGCCGTGCCGTGGCTCGTATCCCCCGTGTGCGTGGCGGCGGCACTCACCGCTCCGGCCAGGGTGCCTTTGGCAACATGTGCCGTGGAGGTCGCATGTTTGCCCCCACCAAGACCTGGCGAAGGTGGCACCGCAAGATTGGGGTGAACCAGAAGCGTTACGCCATGGTGTCCGCCATCGCTGCCACATCCAGCCCTGCCCTGGTCATGTCCAAAG GACACATGATCCAGGAGGTCCCTGAGATGCCCCTTGTGGTGTCCGATAAGATCCAGGAGCTGAGCAAGACCAAGGAGGCTGTGCTGATGCTGAAGAAGCACCGCGCCTGGACTGACGTGCTCAAG GTGTACAAGAGCAAGAGGTTCCGCCCTGGCAAGGGTAAGATGCGTAATCGTCGTCGCATCCAGCGTCGCGGCCCCCTCATCATCTATAACAAGGACCAGGGCCTGACCCGGGCTTTCCGTAACATTCCTGGCGTGGATACCATCTGCGTGGAGAAGCTCAACCTGCTGAAGCTTGCTCCCGGCGGACATGTTGGCAGGTTCTGCATCTGGACAGAGTCTG ctttccGTAAATTGGATTCCCTGTACGGCACCTGGCGTAAGGAGTCTCGCAGGAAGAAGAGTTACAACCTCCCCATGCCCAAGATGACCAACACTGACCTTGCTCGTATTCTGAAATCTGAAGAAATCCAAGCTGTTTTGAGGGCTCCCAA GAAGACTGTGATGCGCCGGCAGACTAAAATCAACCCGCTTAGGAACCGCCACGCTTTGCTACAGCTCAACCCCTATGccaaggtggagaagaagagggcCAATAACGCGCAGAACAAGCGTATTAAGGCCAAGGCTCAGCAGCTGGTTAAGCAAGCAGAG gCAAAGAAGTAA